A segment of the Peptoclostridium acidaminophilum DSM 3953 genome:
TATTATTCCAGAGGATATGAATATCCCGCCCGGCCTTATTACCTTTGGCACATCCTTTGAAAGCATTACTATGACGTCTGCTATTATATTAGCAACAACTATATCTGCGCTGTCCTCGACTACCTCCAGCAGGTTTCCCAGCCTTATATCCACTGCGCCTTCGACTCCGTTGAGAACTACATTTTCACGTGCGACCTTTACAGCCACCTCGTCGAAGTCCCCGCCTATTACCTTGCGGGCTCCGAGCTTTGCCGCCACAATCGATAGTATGCCGCTGCCGCAGCCTATGTCAAACACGGTCTTTTCAGGAGTTACATATTCTTCGAGTGCCGTTATGCACATCATTGTAGTTTCATGCGTGCCTGTGCCGAATGCCATGCCCGGATCAAGTTCTATGACAAGCTCTCCCTCTGCCCTGGAATATTCTTCCCATGAAGGCTTTATAACTATCCTTTCGCCGACACTTGTAGGCTTGTAGTACTTTTTCCACGAGTCAGCCCAGTCGCTGTCGTCCACTTCGCTTATTTCAACGCTGCCTTCGCCTATTTCAAGGCCGTATTCAGGAAGCCTCTTTATTTTTTCCCTTATCATCTCAAGCTCGGCCACAACGTTTTTTTCTTCAGCAAGATAAGCCTTGATTACAACGCCCTCGTAGCCTGAGTCGAATATGTTGTTTTCATCCAGGTAGTCCCACGCCTTGTCTTCCTTTTCCTGAAACAAAAAGTCATTTGGATCTTCTATAACTATTCCACCTACTTCCGCCTCGTATAATATACTCGTGACAGCCTCTACAGCTTCTGTTGTAGTCTTTATTGTTATTTCGGTCCATTTCATAGAGATCCCTTCCTTAAAAAAGTATTTTTCAGGTATGAATTGCTTTAAATATTATATAACATACGGTTTTTTTTTGCCATATTTTATGTCTGCTTGAAACATATAAAAAATAGAACTTTCTAAAAAGAAAGCTCTATTTCAGTTTGTCTTTTACCTTCTCGAAAAAGCCCTTCTTCTGCTCGTGGACTTCCTCGCCGGTCTCCTTTGCAAAATCCCTTAGTATGTCTTTTTGCTTTTCCGAAAGGTTCTTTGGAACCTCGACTATGACCTTGACATACTGGTCTCCTCTTGCTCCGGTCCTAAGGTGAGGCACGCCTTTGCCCTTTAGTCTGAATACTGTTCCCGACTGAGTCCCCTCGGCCACCTTGTATTTGACCTTGCCATCGAGGGTAGGCACTTCTATCTCATCGCCCAGAGCCGCCTGAACGAACGTTATAGGTATGTCATAGTATATGTCATAGCCGTCCCTTTTGAAGAGCATATGCGGCTCGACTGATATGGCTACGTAAAGGTCGCCTCTTGGGCCGCCCCTTAGGCCGGGTTCGCCCTCTCCTGAAAGTTTTATTACCGAGCCGTCGTCAACGCCGGCTGGGATTTTTATTTCAATCTTCTTAGTCTTTCTTACCCTTCCTCTGCCCTGGCAGTTCTCGCACGGCTGCTCAACTATTGTGCCTTCGCCCCTGCAGGTGTGGCAAGTTGTAGCACTTACCATTCTGCCAAACATCGTATCCTTATAAGTCTTTATCTCGCCGCTTCCGCCGCATGTCGGGCAAGTCTTTCTTGAAGTGCCCGGCTTAGCGCCGCTTCCGCCGCAAACCTCGCACTCTTCCTGCCTGTCTATTTTTATTTCCCTGTCGACACCAAATGCCGCTTCTTCAAATTTTATTCGAACATCATATCTGATGTCGTTTCCTTTTTGAGGTGCGTTTCTCCTTCTGGCGCTCCCTCCAAAACCTCCACCGAACATGTCTCCGAACACGTCGCCGAATATGTCTTCAAAGCCTCCAAAGCCTCCGCCAAAGCCGCCACCCTGGCCGAATCCGCTTCCGTCCACTCCGGCATGCCCGAACTGGTCATACGCCCTTCGCTTTTGAGGGTCTGAGAGCACTTGGTAAGCATCGTTTATTTCCTTGAACTTTTCTTCCGACTCCTTGTCGCCTGCATTCTTGTCAGGGTGGTACTTCATGGCAAGCTTTCTGTATGCCTTTTTTATCTCCTTCTCATCGGCGTCCTTTGACACCCCGAGCGTTTCATAGTAATCCCTCTTACTCAATAACCGTCACCGCCTTGCCGAAATAATGGCTTGTGGAAAACCACAAGCCATTCAAATTATTTCTCATCGTCAACTACTTCGTAGTCCGCATCCACTACGTCATCGGCCTTGCCTGAAGCTTGCCCTTCGCCTGCAGCTCCTGCTTGTGCATCACCTGCATGCTTTGAAGCTTCCTCATAAAGCTTTTGCGAAATAGGATGCATCTTGTTCATAAGCTCTTCCATAGCTTTTTGTATAGCCTCTGCGCTTGAATCCTGATTGTCCTTGACTTTTCTTAACTCTTCTATTGCCTCTTCAACCGCCTTCTTATCTGCATCAGAGACTTTGCCTTCAACTTCCTTGAGTGTCTTTTCAGTCTGATATATTGTTGACTCTGCATGGTTTACAGCTTCAATCCTGTCTTTTCTCTCCTTGTCCTTTGCCGCGTTCATTTCAGCCTCTTTAACCTTTTGCTGTATCTGATCCTCTGTAAGGTTTGTAGATGATGTTATTGTTATGGCCTGCTGCTTTCCTGTTCCAAGGTCTTTTGCCGTAACGTGAACTATGCCGTTGGCATCTATGTCGAATGTAACTTCTATTTGTGGTATTCCCCTTGGTGCCGCAGGAATGTCTGTGAGCTGGAATCTTCCAAGAGTCACGTTGTCAGAAGCCATAGATCTTTCTCCCTGGAGTACGTGTATATCAACTGCCGTCTGATTGTCGGCCGCAGTCGAGAACACCTGTGACTTCTTGGTAGGTATTGTAGTGTTTCTTTCAATAATCTTTGTCATTACTGAACCCAGAGTTTCTATTCCAAGCGAAAGCGGAGTCACATCGAGCAGCAGCAGATCGTGCTTTACTTCGCCGCCAAGTATACCACCTTGTATTGCAGCTCCCACAGCAACACACTCGTCCGGATTGATGCCCTTGTCAGGCTCTATCCCTAGAAGACTCTTTATGGCTTCCTGAACTGCCGGCGTACGAGTTGAACCTCCAACAAGAAGCACCTTGTCAAGGTCTGAAGGCTGAAGCCCTGCATCCTTAAGTGCGTTTCTTGTAGGCTCCATGCTCTTTTCCACAAGATCTGCAGTCAGCTCGTTGAACTTTGCTCTTGTTATGTCCATATTGAGGTGTTTAGGTCCTGTATTGGTAGCAGTAATGAAAGGCAGGTTTATGTTTGTTGTCATGACGCTAGAGAGCTCTTTCTTTGCCTTTTCTGCAGCCTCTCTTATTCTTTGAAGGCTCATCCTGTCAGCTCTAAGGTCAACGCCTTCAGCCTTTTTAAATTCGTCAGCTATATAATCCATAAGCCTCTGGTCGAAGTCGTCCCCGCCAAGGTGGTTGTTTCCGCTTGTAGCAAGAACCTCTATAGCTCCGTCGCCTATCTCTAGTATCGAAACGTCGAATGTTCCTCCGCCAAGGTCGAATACGAGTATTTTTTGCTCCTCGTGCGCCTTGTCTAGTCCGTAAGCAAGAGCTGCGGCAGTAGGCTCGTTTATTATCCTCACTACGTTAAGCCCTGCAATTCTTCCCGCATCCTTTGTCGCCTGTCTTTGGGCGTCAGTAAAGTATGCCGGCACTGTAATTACAGCGTCGTTTACAGGCTCTCCAAGATAGCTTTCTGCATCGGTTTTAAGCTTTTGGAGTATCATAGCAGATATCTCCTGTGGCGAGAGATCCTTGCCGTCTATGTGAACCTTATGGTCTCTTCCCATCTCTCTTTTTATAGACATTATAGTTCTTTCTGGATTTGTAACAGCCTGCCTTTTTGCCGGCTCTCCAACTATCTTTTCCCCATCCTTGCCAAACGCCACTACGGAAGCAGTAGTCCTAAGGCCTTCTGCGTTAGTTATTACTACAGGCTCTCCGCCTTCTACAACTGCAACGCACGAGTTAGTCGTTCCAAGGTCAATTCCTATAATTTTTCCCATGTCACCATTCCTCCTAAAATAATTGATTTCTGAGATTTATGATGTAATCTTTATTTGTTCAACTGCAATATACAGTTTATCACTTTGATACCTTTACCATCGAAGGCCTTATGACCTTGTCTGATAACTTGTAGCCGTTTTGAAACACCTCTACGACTATGCCTGATTCCACACCGTCCCTTTCTTCGTTCATCACTGCGTGATGAACGTTCGGGTCGAATTCGCAGTCCACAGCGCTTATCTTTTCTAGCCCGAATTTGCCAAGTGTGTCTGTCATCTGCTTGAGAACAAGCTCCACTCCGCTGTATACCGAGCTTTCCTTTTCATGCTCGGCGCACGAAATCAGCGCCCTTTCCAGATTATCTATTACCGGCAGGAGCTCGGTCATTATCTTTTCGTTTGCGAAAACCGAAATCTGGTCCTTTTCTTTTTCAACCCTTCTTTTGAAGTTGACAAAGTCGGCCTGAAGTCTCTGGAGAGTATTCTTTAGTTCCTGGATTTCGATGTCCCTTGGGTCGCTCACTTGCGCAAATTCCTCTTCAAGCTCACTCTCAGTCGGCGCAAATTCCTCTTCAAGCATCTCGCATTCGGCAACTTGCTCCTGCTGATCGTCCACCGCTTGTTCAAACTCTTTTTTGTTCTCCAATTTTCACACCCCTTAAAATTCACTTTTTATAAAACTGTCCAACCTTTGAGAGACATAATTCATGATTGAAAATACTCTCGAATAATCCATCCTCGTAGGGCCTATAACTCCTATTTTCCCTATGGTCTTGTCGCCCAGCTTGTATGTTGCTGTCAAGATGCTGCAATCCCTGGAAATGTCGCATAGATTTTCTGCCCCAATAAGTATGTTTATGTTCTCCCTTTGAATTCCAGCTGAATTTAATATCTGCTGCATTGTATCCTTCTGGCTTAGCATGTCAAAAAAAGCCCTTGCCTTCGATATATTGTTGAATTCAGGAAAGTCGAGTATGTTTGTCTTTCCTTCAGCAAGTATCTCTATATCCTCAAGCACTGGAGAATTCATGCCTATGCCTTCAAGCAGCTGATCCAGGAATTCGCTGTATTCATATATTTTTGTCTTCAGATAGCTTATGAATCCAGAGTCAATCTGCTCTATTGTTTTTCCAGAAAGCCTCTCGTTTAGCATTGATGATATTATGTTGAGTTTGTCCTGACTTATTTCAAGCTTCGTATTCAGAATCAGATTCTTTATGATCCCGCTCTCCATAACTACTATGAGCATTATGCTGCTTGCGCTCACAAATACAAGCTGGAGATTCCTGATTTTGCTTTCGTTGAACTTGGGTGTCAGGGCTACTGCCGTATAGCTGGTAAACTCAGACATGAGCCTAAGCGCATCGTCGAGGAGCTTTTGGACCTCGCCATGTTTTCTGAAAAGCGAATCATCTATAGCCCTTTTTTGTTTCCCGTCCAGTATCCCTTCCTGCATCATGCTCTCGACATAGAGCCTGTAGCCCTTTTCTGTAGGAATTCTTCCAGACGACGTGTGTGGCTGCGCCAGATATCCCAGCTCTTCGAGATTTGACATTTCATTTCTTATTGTGGCTGCGCTTATATTGAGGTCATGATTTTGCGAAACACTCTTGGAGCCAATGGGCTCCGCGGAGAATATATAATCGTTTATTATGGCCTCAAGTATTTTTAACTTTCGTCCACTCAAATTCATAATGACAAAACACCCCTATGTTTGTAAAAAGGCTTCTGCGTCTGTTTTTTAGCACTCGGCTCACAAGAGTGCTAGCGTCTTCTTTTTTAAAATATCACTATTAGTTTTTTTTGTCAAGATTATTACTGAGCTTCATCTTCAAGCAAAAATTCCACAAAAACAGAGTTGCTAAGATCAATGCCTCTGTTAGTCAGGGCAATCATTTCACGTTCATCCTTATAAATCCTTTTAAGCAGCTTGCGGCTTATCAGCATTTCAACCTTCTCAGCATATATTCCGTTCAAATCTGCTCCTAGCTTTTTTGAAAGCTCCCGCATGTCAATGCCTTCGTTCATTCTAAGCCCCATGAACATGGCTTCTTCGATTTTTTCTGCCAGGGAGAGTGTTTTTTCACCCTCAACCGGCAGGAAGCCCTTGTCTATGCTTTCAAAGTATTTTCCCAAGCCTTCGAAGTCAGAAAATCTTTTGCCGTCTATATACGAGTGCGCACCGGGGCCTACACCGAGGTAGTCTCCGCACTTCCAGTACATTATGTTATGTCTCGACTCGTAACCCGATTTTGAAAAGTTGGATATTTCATACTGGGCGTATCCCTTTTTGAAGAGCATGCTCCTGCATGCATGGTACATCCTCCTGTCCGTCTTTTCGTCGAGCTCACTCAGTATCCCCTGTTCGATAAGGCTTTGCACCTTGGTCCCTTCCTCAACTATGAGCGAATATGCAGAGATGTGCTCCGGCTCCAGTCTTGTGACATTGCCGAGAGTGTCCATCCACTCGCCTAGTGTCTGTGTTGGAATCGAAAACATAACGTCTATGCTTATGTTTTCAAAGCCCGCCTTCCTGGCCTGATTATAATTTTCAACGAAATCCTCATATGTGTGAATCCTGCCCAGAAGCTCCAGCAAGCGGTTTTGAGCGGCCTGCAGCCCCATGCTGAGCCTGTTTATTCCAATGCTCCTCATGTCCTTTAGCTTGGCTTCGCTCAAGGTCTTTGGGTTCGCCTCCATTGTGATTTCAGCTCCGGGCTCGACGTCAAAACTCGAGTGTATCTCATCCATAAGCTCTGACATTTCACTTGAATGGAGCAGGCTGGGAGTTCCCCCGCCTATGAATATGCTGCTCAGCGACTTGTCCTTTAGCCTGCATGCATGCATGCTCAGCTCCTTAAGCAGATATTTTGTGTATACCTTCCTTTCGTCAATTACGTTTTCCACGCAAAACGAATTGAAGTCGCAGTAGCTGCATTTTTTTATGCAAAACGGAATGTGCACGTATAGTCCTATTCCCATATCGATTGCCTCCCCTGGCATAAAAATAAAAATTGGGCATAGCCCAATTTTTATTTTTCAACCTTAAGCACTGACATGAACGCCTTTTGAGGAACCTCGACAGAACCTACCTGTCTCATTCTCTTCTTGCCCTCTTTTTGCTTTTCAAGAAGCTTTCTCTTACGAGATATGTCTCCGCCATAGCATTTTGCAAGCACGTCTTTTCTGTAAGCGCTTATTGTCTCTCTCGCTATAATCTTGTTTCCTATTGAAGCCTGTATAGGAATAATGAACTGGTGCTTTGGTATCTCTTCCTTAAGTTTTTCACACATGGCCTTGCCCCTCTTGTAGGCTCTGCTCTCGTGCACTATGAAAGAAAGCGCATCCACCTTTTCCTTGTTTATCATTATATCCAGCTTTACAAGATCGGATTCTCTATATTCCTTGAACTCGTAGTCGAACGAGCCGTATCCTCTTGTCCTTGTCTTTAGAGCGTCAAAGAAATCGTATATGACCTCATTCAGCGGCAGCTCGTAGTGGAGCATTACCCTCTTTGTGTCTATATACTCCATGTCTATCATGCTGCCCCTTCTCTCCTGGGAAAGCTCCATAACCGCCCCAACGTAATCTGAAGGCACTATTATGTCGGCCTTCACTATCGGCTCGTCTATATGCGACACTTCTGTTGCCGGCGGAAGATCCGAAGGGTTTTGTATCATTATAATCTCGCCGCTGTTCATATACACCTTGTACAGAACCGACGGCGCCGTAGTTATTATGTCCAGGTCAAACTCCCGCTCGAGCCTTTCCTGCATTATCTCCATGTGAAGAAGTCCCAGGAAACCGCATCTAAAGCCAAAGCCCAGCGCCGCCGAAGTCTCCGGCTCGTATTCAAGCGCAGCATCGTTTACCTGAAGCTTTTCAAGCGCGTCCCTGAGGTTTTCATATTTCTCTCCCTCTCCAGGATAAATTCCGCAGTAAACCATCGGAATCGCCTTCTTGTAGCCTGCAAGTGGATCTGGTGTGGGATTGTCGGCGTCGGTTATTGTATCTCCAACGCGGCAGCTTCTGATTTCCTTTATGCTTGCAGCCACGTAGCCAACCTCTCCCGCTCTCAGCTCGTCCACAGGGGTCTGGCCGGGAGCCATAACACCTACCTCAGTTACTTCAAACATCTTGCCTGTGGCCATCATCTTTATCTTCATGCCCTTTTTCAGCTTGCCCTCGAACACCCTTATATAGCCAACTACGCCCTTGTAGCTGTCGTAGTATGAATCGAACACGAGTGCCTTGAGCGGCTTGTCATAGTCGCCGCTTGGCGGCGGCACCTTCGTAACAATTGCCTCGAGCACATCTTTGATGTTGAGACCCTCCTTGGCTGAAATCAAAGGCGCATCATGAGCCTCAAGGCCAATTATTTCCTCTATTTCAGTCTTTATTTCCTCCGGCCTTGCGCTTGGCAGGTCTATCTTGTTTATCACCGGTACAATCTCAAGGTCCTGGTCAAGTGCAAGATATACGTTAGCCAGAGTCTGGGCCTCAACGCCCTGCGCCGCATCGACTATCAGCAATGCGCCTTCGCAGGCTGCAAGGCTCCTTGAAACCTCGTAGTTGAAATCCACGTGCCCCGGAGTGTCTATGAGGTTTAGCACATAATCCTCTCCGTCATCTGCTCTGTAGGTTAGCCTCACGTTCTGAAGCTTTATTGTTATTCCTCTTTCCCTTTCAAGATCCATGTTGTCAAGAAGCTGAGCCTTCATCTCCCTTAGCGACAGAAGCCCCGTATATTCTATGAGCCTGTCAGCAAGAGTTGATTTCCCGTGATCTATGTGAGCAATAATACTGAAGTTTCGTATCCTGCTTTGGTTGTACATTAAATGATAATCTCCCTTCATGAGTGTTTTTCGACTAATTTTTATTATACATATAGGCCCGCCTATTATCAAGTAAACTGTTATTCAGGTGCAATTTTAGATATATAATTTTCCTTGATTTTTTATTGCTTATTTGGTAAAATTGTCTTTGTTGAAATTTATTAAGTAAATAAAGTAGGGGGTGAACAATTTGGCTAATATTAAATCAGCTAAGAAGAGAATAAAGGTTATAGCAAAGAAAACTCTGGCTAACAAGATAAGAAAGTCTGAAGTTAAAACTGCTATAAGAAGATTTGAAGAAGCTATAACTGCTGGCAACATAGATGAGGCTACTTCAAGATTCAGATTCGCTGAAAAGAAGCTCTATCAAACAGCTGCAAAAGGAACAATACACATGAACGCAGCGGCAAGAAAGGTTTCTCAGCTTGCAGACAAGCTTAACGCGGCTGTGTCTGGAAAGTAGTAAATCTATTTGATCTGGATAAAGTCTCAACACCCCATTTCGATATTCCCCGAAAAAAATCCCCAGTAAGCCTGGGGTTTTTCTATTTTTTGAGACAAAGCTCGGCTATGAGAATCTCGATCCCCATCCTTTCGCCTATAAGCCCGCTTTTTATATTCAAATCGGTCTGTGCGCACTCGTCTATGGCTCTTGATACCTGATTGCCTGAAAAAGCCGTTCCCTCAGAGAGGGCCTTGCCTGCCACAAAAGGATGTATCTCAAGCTTTTGCGCTATTTGCTTCGGCGAATAGCCCGCTTCCTTGAGCTCCCTTGTCTGCAGCATTAGTCTTAGCTGCCTGGCTATCATTGAGAGCACCATCATTGCTGAGGTTCCCTGCACCGTCATTTCGTCGAATATCTTTATCGCCTCCGCCGCCTGTTTTTTTCCTATGCAGTCTATAAGCTTGAATATGTCGTTTTCAAGGGAAACCGCTGCAAGCTTTTCAATTGAGGCTTTTGTAACCTCGTTGCCGGGCGAAATGTACGAGCATATTTTCATCATCTCGTTTTCTATATCCTGCAACGTCTTCTGAGAATTCTTGCTCTCGTAATCAGACAGCTTCAGAAAATATACTATATCAGAAATGCTTATGATCATATTTCTGCTTTCAAACTGAGCCTTGGCCCAGCTTATCAACTCGTTGCCGCGCAATTTGTCGCAGTCGAGAGAAGTTCCAAGCTTTGTAAAAGCCTTTGCCAGCTTCCTCCTGCCGTCGATATCACCATGCACCGAAAACACAAGCACCGTTGTCTGGGGGATGCTGGCTAGATATTCAATGAGCTCCGCCTCTTGTTCCTCCGAAAAAATTTTGCGTTTGCCCTTTAGCAGCTCCGTTTCCTTTACAAGCACTAGTCTTCTCTGGTCCATAAACGGCAGGGTCTCGCATGCCTCTTTTATTTTTGAAAGGCTCGTTTCAGACCCGTCAAGTATAGCCATGTTGAACTCTGCAAAATCCTTTATCAGTGTGCTTTTCAGCTTGTGTATTATTTCTTCTATAATATACACTTCTCTGCCGTACAAGAGGTATGCCGGTTTAATCCTGTTCTCTTCTATCTGCCTATTCATATCCTTTAGCTGCATTCATTTGCTCCTTTACCCTGCGCGATTCATAATATATGACGAATGCCACTGCTGCCATGTAATATATAATCACAAGCGGCATTGACGGCTCACTTACTTTCATGCTCGCAAAACTCATGTCAGAAAGCTTCATTGATACTATTGCGCTGTAGTCTACAATTAATATTACAATTTCCGATACAAAAATAGAAGACCTTAAGCTTACAAAAGACAAAAAAATGCATGAAAGCGAGCCTGCCATGAGCAAAGGCACCAGCGGAACCACCAGTACATTTGCTACAGGCGATATCAGCGATACATTCTTGAATACAGCATATGTAACTGGCCATGTCATCATGTTAGCGCTCAGAGTCATTGAAAGAGGAGCGAATCCTACTTTTTTTTGCAACAAATCATAAAACGAGCATACGGAAAATACTGCTGAAAACGAGAGCAAAAATCCCGCGTCGTATATCACATAGGGATTTTTCAGCATCAGCACTATTGCGGTCGCGTAAAGCGCACACTTGAGATCATACTCGCATCCTGCGAAAAAGGCAATCTCACTTATTATGAAAAATAGGGCCGCCCTTGTAACCGAAGGTGTGAAACCCGTCATGAATGCATACATTATCAAAAACAAAGTGATTCCAAACACCCTGAGCGTATTCCCTGCTTTTTTCAGCAGCAACGATATCATTGCGCACGTTATTCCAACGTGGAGTCCCGAAACTGCGAAAATATGCATTATCCCCGTGTCTGAAAATGCATCCAAAAGCTCGCTGTCCATCGCTGATTTGTCACCGAAGAGAATTCCCTTTAAAAACGGAGCGCGGGATCCAAATATCATTTCTATATTTTTGTAAACCCGAGCCTTTATTATACCCGAATAAAAGTACAGATTCTTCTCAACGCCTATGTATTCTATGGAGCTGGCATACACAACGTACGTATAGCCTTTGGCTCTTAGAACTCTTCCGTAGTCAAAGCCTTCTATGCTTATTTCCCGGAAATTCTTGAGCCTTCCTCTCACGTCAAGCACATCCCCCATCTTGTATTCCTTCTGCCTGCCGTAATCTGAGATTAAATATGGCCCGATTTTATATTCATTGCACCTTTCCTTGAGCGCAACATTTTCAACCGTCCCCCTTATATTCACACCGGATTTGGCTGCATCGCCTGTATTCCGTTTGTCTGCGCCCGTATAGGCAATGCATATCAAAATGCAAGCGATAAATATTGCTGCTATTGGCCTTCTTGTAAAATAGCTCATGACATCACCCGCAAATTATATTACAACTTTTTGTCGAACAGTCCCCCGCTGCCGTGCAGAAAATTGATTATGTCAGTTTTCGCATTTTCCAAAATGCTATGTACTTTTTTCAAAAGCCCCAACTCCGGATCAAATATGGTTTCAGCCGACATTGTCCCGTTTTCCAGCGACTGCCTGAGCAGCTTTTCATCTATTACAAATTTTGAATCCATAAAGCTTATTCCAAGCTTTGCTATGTGGCTATACTTATCGGAAAGCGCAGCCACCTTTTTGAAGCCGTATCCGCCCGCAAACGAATCCATGACCTTTATCGTCTTTATTGCACTGTTTATATTGTTTATAGCCTCCACTATCTTTCCGTACAAGTCGTCGCACTCACCCGGCGTGTCCCTGATCTGTTTCTTGATACTGTATTCACTCACCGAAAAATCGTCCATGCTCTTTTTTGCCTTCTTAAGATGCTCATAGAAGGTGTCGCTTTCAATGGTATAGTTCTGGCCTGCATTTGCAGTTTCATTCTTTACCTTTCCGACGCTTTTAATGGCATCAACATCCCTTACTGAACCGCTTACTGTTTTTCTCTCAACATCGAATATCTTTATCCTGTCGCCGCCTATCCCCGAAATCCTGTTCACGCCGCACCTCCCCCAAGAAATAGTTTCATGCTTTATATATTCTTACCATAATAAATGCACAATAATCCCAATTGCAATTTTTGTCATATAAATGATAAAATATATATAGACATACATGAATTTGACTGGAGGAGTATTATGACAGATTCTGTTTTTCAAAGAACAGAAATGCTAATTGGCAGCGAAAATTTAAACAAGCTCAGAAATTCCAGCGTGCTTGTGCTTGGAATAGGAGGCGTGGGCGGATTTGCCGCAGAAGCGCTGGCGAGAGCCGGCGTAGGCCATCTTACACTCGTCGACAAGGACTCCGTTGACGTGACAAATATTAACAGGCAGATAATTGCGCTTCATAGCACAGTCGGAAAAAACAAGGTTGAAGTAATGAGAGAGCGAATAGCTGATATTAGCCCTATCACCCGCGTTGATGCCTTCGCAGCAAGATACGACAGCGATACTTCCGAAGCCATACTCAGCGGTAGCTATGACTATGTAGTTGACGCCATAGACATGGTTTCCTCCAAGCTGGATCTCATAGAAAAATGCTATTTCAGAGATATTCGCATAATCAGCTCAATGGGCATGGGCAACAAGCTGGACCCTACAAAGATAAGCGTAAGTGACATATACAAGACTACAATGTGCCCGCTTGCAAGGGTCATGAGAAAAGAGCTGAAATCCAGGGGAGTTAAAAAACTGGAAGTCGTTTACTCCACTGAAAAACCACAAGAGGTGATGGCTTTTATCCCTGAAGGTTCTAAAAAACCATCACCGGGCAGCATATCGTTCGTTCCTTCCGCTGCAGGTCTTGTAATGGCTTCTGTAGTTGTAAACAATCTTATGGCAATATAGAATGGCTCCTAAGCCATTCTTTTTTTATTGAAAATTTTTCTTCACTCAAAAAGCTCATTCATCAACTTTTCAGCCTCTTCTTTTCTGTCTTTTGTATCACAAGCATCTATTGACACTTTTTCTCCTTCTATTACAAGTGAGTCGCCTTCCCTGGCATTCTCAGGCAGCAGCTCCCTTCCTATTTCGA
Coding sequences within it:
- the dnaJ gene encoding molecular chaperone DnaJ, producing MSKRDYYETLGVSKDADEKEIKKAYRKLAMKYHPDKNAGDKESEEKFKEINDAYQVLSDPQKRRAYDQFGHAGVDGSGFGQGGGFGGGFGGFEDIFGDVFGDMFGGGFGGSARRRNAPQKGNDIRYDVRIKFEEAAFGVDREIKIDRQEECEVCGGSGAKPGTSRKTCPTCGGSGEIKTYKDTMFGRMVSATTCHTCRGEGTIVEQPCENCQGRGRVRKTKKIEIKIPAGVDDGSVIKLSGEGEPGLRGGPRGDLYVAISVEPHMLFKRDGYDIYYDIPITFVQAALGDEIEVPTLDGKVKYKVAEGTQSGTVFRLKGKGVPHLRTGARGDQYVKVIVEVPKNLSEKQKDILRDFAKETGEEVHEQKKGFFEKVKDKLK
- the hrcA gene encoding heat-inducible transcriptional repressor HrcA, translating into MSGRKLKILEAIINDYIFSAEPIGSKSVSQNHDLNISAATIRNEMSNLEELGYLAQPHTSSGRIPTEKGYRLYVESMMQEGILDGKQKRAIDDSLFRKHGEVQKLLDDALRLMSEFTSYTAVALTPKFNESKIRNLQLVFVSASSIMLIVVMESGIIKNLILNTKLEISQDKLNIISSMLNERLSGKTIEQIDSGFISYLKTKIYEYSEFLDQLLEGIGMNSPVLEDIEILAEGKTNILDFPEFNNISKARAFFDMLSQKDTMQQILNSAGIQRENINILIGAENLCDISRDCSILTATYKLGDKTIGKIGVIGPTRMDYSRVFSIMNYVSQRLDSFIKSEF
- the prmA gene encoding 50S ribosomal protein L11 methyltransferase, giving the protein MKWTEITIKTTTEAVEAVTSILYEAEVGGIVIEDPNDFLFQEKEDKAWDYLDENNIFDSGYEGVVIKAYLAEEKNVVAELEMIREKIKRLPEYGLEIGEGSVEISEVDDSDWADSWKKYYKPTSVGERIVIKPSWEEYSRAEGELVIELDPGMAFGTGTHETTMMCITALEEYVTPEKTVFDIGCGSGILSIVAAKLGARKVIGGDFDEVAVKVARENVVLNGVEGAVDIRLGNLLEVVEDSADIVVANIIADVIVMLSKDVPKVIRPGGIFISSGIIHEKLDLVREALVANGFEIIKVEKLGEWAAVVAKKGE
- the dnaK gene encoding molecular chaperone DnaK — protein: MGKIIGIDLGTTNSCVAVVEGGEPVVITNAEGLRTTASVVAFGKDGEKIVGEPAKRQAVTNPERTIMSIKREMGRDHKVHIDGKDLSPQEISAMILQKLKTDAESYLGEPVNDAVITVPAYFTDAQRQATKDAGRIAGLNVVRIINEPTAAALAYGLDKAHEEQKILVFDLGGGTFDVSILEIGDGAIEVLATSGNNHLGGDDFDQRLMDYIADEFKKAEGVDLRADRMSLQRIREAAEKAKKELSSVMTTNINLPFITATNTGPKHLNMDITRAKFNELTADLVEKSMEPTRNALKDAGLQPSDLDKVLLVGGSTRTPAVQEAIKSLLGIEPDKGINPDECVAVGAAIQGGILGGEVKHDLLLLDVTPLSLGIETLGSVMTKIIERNTTIPTKKSQVFSTAADNQTAVDIHVLQGERSMASDNVTLGRFQLTDIPAAPRGIPQIEVTFDIDANGIVHVTAKDLGTGKQQAITITSSTNLTEDQIQQKVKEAEMNAAKDKERKDRIEAVNHAESTIYQTEKTLKEVEGKVSDADKKAVEEAIEELRKVKDNQDSSAEAIQKAMEELMNKMHPISQKLYEEASKHAGDAQAGAAGEGQASGKADDVVDADYEVVDDEK
- the grpE gene encoding nucleotide exchange factor GrpE — protein: MENKKEFEQAVDDQQEQVAECEMLEEEFAPTESELEEEFAQVSDPRDIEIQELKNTLQRLQADFVNFKRRVEKEKDQISVFANEKIMTELLPVIDNLERALISCAEHEKESSVYSGVELVLKQMTDTLGKFGLEKISAVDCEFDPNVHHAVMNEERDGVESGIVVEVFQNGYKLSDKVIRPSMVKVSK
- the hemW gene encoding radical SAM family heme chaperone HemW; the encoded protein is MGIGLYVHIPFCIKKCSYCDFNSFCVENVIDERKVYTKYLLKELSMHACRLKDKSLSSIFIGGGTPSLLHSSEMSELMDEIHSSFDVEPGAEITMEANPKTLSEAKLKDMRSIGINRLSMGLQAAQNRLLELLGRIHTYEDFVENYNQARKAGFENISIDVMFSIPTQTLGEWMDTLGNVTRLEPEHISAYSLIVEEGTKVQSLIEQGILSELDEKTDRRMYHACRSMLFKKGYAQYEISNFSKSGYESRHNIMYWKCGDYLGVGPGAHSYIDGKRFSDFEGLGKYFESIDKGFLPVEGEKTLSLAEKIEEAMFMGLRMNEGIDMRELSKKLGADLNGIYAEKVEMLISRKLLKRIYKDEREMIALTNRGIDLSNSVFVEFLLEDEAQ